A window of Candidatus Glassbacteria bacterium genomic DNA:
AGTCCGGCAAATCCGCCATCCGCCGCGGCCAATCCGGCCAGCGCGCTGCGGCAGGCTGCGGCCATTTCAGCCGATGAGTCCGGCTCTGTGAGTCCGCCGGTAAGAAACTCGAACGGCCAGGTCAGCATCGTGTCGGCCGCCAGCAGCAGGTGGGCGCTGTCGAACCGCTCGGTGAGTCCGGCCGCGAGTCCGTCGACAGGCGGTTCCTCCTGCGCCAGCAGAGCGGTCATAATCAGGCCCTGCCAGAGCACCTCGGCCGCCTGCGGTTTTTCACCGGCATCCGGTCCGGATTTGATCAGCCCCGCGGCCAGCAGGGGCAAACCGCGCGGGCAGCCCTGGTCCAGCAGCACCGCCTCCATGATCTCGATCAGCGACTCCGGGTAATGGTCGCGATCCAGGCCCGCCACTTTCTCGGCCAGCCCCTGGTTGAGCGATTCGCGGAACAACAGCGCTTTTGTCGGCTTGCCGTTCATGATTTCACCAGTTCCTTCACCACTCTCGGGAATGCGGCCAACGCCTCATTCAGCTTGCTCACGTCCCTGCCGCCGGCCGTGGCCAAATGAGCTCTGCCGCCGCCGCCGCCGCCGGCTATTTTGGCGATGCGGCCGACAACGTCCCCGGCTTTCAATTTACCACTGCCAGCCAGGTCATCGGTGACCGCGCAGGCGAACAGCAGTTTCCCGTCGGCCTCCGAGGCGAACAGCGCCGCGCCGCTGCCGGCCTTTTCGCGGAACGAGTCGCCCAGCGACTTGAGCATGTCCAGATCCGCATTGTCGAGCTTGCGGACTACCAGTTTTCCTCCGCCAGGGAACTCCGCCGCATCGGCCAGCATATCGTCCATCCCGGCCTTCGAGCTTGCCTTGCGCGCCTGTTCCAGCTCCTTGGCCAGTGCTTTCTGCTCCTCGAGCAAGGCGGCGATCCGGCTGTCCAGCTTGGCGGCGGGGATCGAATAGTTACGCTCCACGCGGCCGATAAGATGACTTCGCTCCAGCAGGTAATCGGCGGCTCTCTCACCGGTCAGCGCCTCGATCCGGCGGGTTCCGGCGGCCACGCTGCCCTCCTGGGTGATCACGAACGCCCCGATCCGTCCGGTGGCGTCCACATGCGTGCCGCCGCAGAGCTCGCGGCTGAAACCGTCCACTTCCACCACCCGCACGGTGCTCTCGTACTTCTCGCTGAACAGCGCCATCGCCCCCCCGGCCACCGCCTGCTCGTAATCCTGCTCGAAAAACCGCACGGTCCTGTCAGCCCGGACCTCGGCGTTGACCCCTTTTTCGATCTCCAGCAGGATCTCGTCGGGCAGTTTCTCGTAGTGATGGAAATCGAACCGCAGGTAATCGGGTGCGACCAGGCTGCCGGCCTGAGTTGCACTCTCGCCCAGGGACTCGATCAGCATCCGGTGCAGGATGTGAGTGGCGGTGTGGTTGCGCTCGATATCCTGACGGCGCTCCGTGTCGATCCGGGCGGTTACTTTCGTACCAGAGGCGGCATCGGAGGCGGAGCCCGACTCGTACTCTCCGCTGTGGATTACCAGGCCGCCCGTGCGCTGGACATCCACCACCCGGAAGACGAACCCTTTGCCCTCGATCGTCCCCAGATCGGCCAACTGACCGCCGCTTTCGGCGTAAAACGGTGTCTCCGCCAGTACCATGGACTGCTCGTCGGCTCCCAGCACTTTCGTTTCCAGGCTCTGCTCGGTGTAACCCCTGAATACGGTGGAGGTTCCGCTGTCGAATTTCGCCGCCCAGCGCGAGACATCCACGCCGGCGCTGAATTTGGCCTCGGAGCGGGACTGCTCCCTGCGGCGCTGCATGTGCCCGGCAAAACCTTCCTGATCCACCTCCAGGCCCTTTTCGCGGGCCATCAGCACGGTCAGGTCCAGCGGAAAGCCGAACGTATCATAGAGCTTGAACGCATCCTCGCCCCGGATCATGCTCTCACCGGAGGATTTAACCTTTTGGGCAACTTCCTCGAACAGCTCGATCCCGCGGTCCAGCGTAGCCCCGAACCCCACTTCCTCGGCCTTGATCATCCGCGTCACGTGCTGGCTGCGCCGGACAATCTCCGGGTACGCCTCACCCAGCATATCGCACACCGTGCCGACCAGGCTGTAGATAAACGGCTCTTTCACACCCAGTTCCCGGCCGAACCGGGCCGCGCGGCGCAGAATTCTGCGCAGGACATAGCCGCGTCCCTCGTTGGAGGGAACAACGCCGTCGGTGAGCGCGAAAGTGAGCATCCGGGCGTGGTCGGCGATTACGCGATGGGCCAGGCCCGGTTCGCCGGGCTGGTAGTCGACACCGCTGAGCTCGGCGATCCGATCCATCAGGGGCAGGAAAACGTCGGTTTCAAAATTGGAGTTGCTGCCCTGCAGCACCGAGAGCAACCGCTCGAAACCCATCCCCGTATCCACGTGGTTTTCTTTCAGCGCCACCAGCGAGCCGTCGGGCCTGCGTTCTGAGTTGATAAACACCAGGTTCCAGAGTTCCACGTAACGGTCGCCGCCGCTGTTGATCCCGCGTTTGGGATCGGCGGCGAGCTTGTGGTCGGCCGGTCCGGGGTCGAGGTCGATATGGATTTCGCTGCAGGAGCCGCAGGGACCGACATCGCCCATCTCCCAGAAATTATCCTTCTCGAAGCGGTAAATTTTATCGGGGCCGAGATCGGTTTCAGACGCCCACAGCTGCCCGGCCTCGTCATCTTCCACATAAACGGTTACGTACAGCTTGTCCTTGGGCAGGCCCCAGACATCGGTCAGCAGTTCCCAGGCCCAGGAGATAGCTTCGCGCTTGAAATAGTCGCCGAAACTCCAGTTACCCAGCATCTCGAAAAAGGTGTGATGGTACGTGTCGCGGCCCACGTCTTCAAGGTCGTTGTGCTTGCCGGAGACCCGGATGCATTTCTGGCTGTTGACCGCCCGGGTATAGTTACGGCTGCCCGCGCCGAGGAACACGTCCTTGAACTGGTTCATCCCGGCATTGACAAACAGCAGAGTCGGGTCGGCCTGGGGCACAACCGGCGCGCTGGGAACCGCCGTATGGCCCTTGCTCCGGAAAAATTCGATAAACTCTTTCCTGATCTGATCCGCACTATGCATAGTCTCATCCATTATATTCTTTAATAAAACTGCTCTAAATCTAACCAGTCCAATCATTAGCAGGGCGATCTAAACCGCCAGTACCCAATACTACAGAATCAATATCATGTTCATTTATATCTTCCACTTTTCTAAAAAATATCTTTCCCTTAAATATTCCGAGTTCATATATAGGTGTAAGTGATGTTCCATCTTCTGAAATTACACCAGGTACTAAATAGTAAGTTTTGAATTTTCTGTATAAATTTTTAAAAACTTCAAGATGATTACTATTTGGAAGTGGGTTCATGCGATTTATCCTACTTACACTCATTAAAACATCTCTGTTGTACTTATATCCTTGGCACTTAAAGCGGGAAATAGCTGCATCAATATCTGGTCCAATATGTACGGAATATCCAGTTTCTTCCCCTTCTATATCCCCTTCGATAATTGCAATACGCAATTCTTCCAATTCATCATTTTCGCCAAATCTCTCTCGCCACCCTTGAAAAATCTTTCTGCCAAAAGCTTCATTTTTATATCCAAGACCTAACACTGGCGGATTTCCCGGTACAGCTGCAAAAAATGTGGAACTCCATTTTGCTGCATCCCATAATTCTATATCGATTGGTGAAGTAAAAAACATCAATGTATTTGTATTAACAGACTTTTGAGGCAACTTTTTACGTTTACCAAGATTCGGCTTCAATACTTTTTGCTGGCCAGTTAATCTTCTGTAAAGTCCATCATAACCCTTAACTGTCGAAAGACAATAATAGGTGGCTCCTTGCAAAAGAATGGGTATAAATTCTTTCATAGATTCAGAAAAAATAACAGGTATAAATTTTTTATTTAGTGACTCGGCATTATAAATATGTTGGTATATGAGATTTCCTTCCCATTTAATACCTAGTCCTATTCCTTCTCTCTCATCGCCCATAACTCTTTTATAATAATTCTTAGTACATACTAGTACTACATGTTGTGCATCTCTAATTTGTTTGTCCATCCAGCGAGGCCATCCTTCGGGAGGCGAGTCCTCATATTGATCGAGCACACAGTCTACACCTTCAGAACGCAAGTGATTGGACAAATCCAATACTTTTTTATCATGTTCTACAGAATCGTGGCTGTAACTTATGAATACTTCTTCAGATTTAGCCATTATCTAGCTTTTTGAAATTGTTAACTTTTCACCAGCCTTAAATCGTTTCTTTTAAGATAAAAACTCCAAGTATTGAAGAAAAAAAGATACCTTTTTTGATGTTGGTATCTTTTTAATCGAGAATTTTTTTTATTGTAACGTATACTGCCGCCCGGCTGAAACCTCGGCTTGCAAGAAACCGCCCAACCTTCGCTTTATTTTTCTCCAAATCGGCAGTTCCTAGTATTGCCAGTTTCTTGCACGCGGCCTTTTCGGCCAGCAACTCGTCGCTCAAACCCTCATCCTCCAGCACCGCGGCGACAGCATACTGGGCCACTGTCCGGTCCACTCCCCGAGCCTCAAGCTCGGTGGTCACCGCCAGCGCCGAGCGGGGTGAACGGGAAAACCGCTGACGGGCGTATTCCCGGGCGAACGCCTCGTCATCCAGGTAGCCCAGTTCGCCCAGGCGGCCGATCACACCCGCAACCGTCTCCCTGTCGAACCGGGCCAGCAGCTTGGTTTCCAGTTCACGGACCGCATGCTGACGGCGCGAGAGCATTCCGGTGGCACTTTTCAGCGCCCTGCCGTAATCCTCTGTCCGGTTGTCGGCATCCGCCGGGTCCCGGCTATCGCTCACGGCCACGCGCTACTCGCCCTCGTCCTCAGAGCCGCCCGAACTTTCGGCCGGTCTTTCCTCCACCTCGGATTCGATCAAACCGAAATGCTGCTTGACCTGTGTGTCGATCTTCTCGAAAACGTCCTTGTTTTCCTCGATAGAAGCCTTGGCGTTCTCGCGGCCCTGGCCCAGGCGTTCACCGTCGTAGCTGAACCAGGCTCCGCTTTTTTCGACAATCCCGCTGTCGACAGCCAGGTCGAGCAGGGTGCCGGAGTAGCTGATCCCATGGTCGAACATGATATCGAACTCGGCGTTGCGAAACGGCGGCGCCACCTTGTTCTTGACCACCTTGACCCGCGCGCGCATGCCGGTAATAGTGTCGGCGTCCTTGATGTTGCCCACCTTGCGGATATCCAGCCGCAGCGAGGAATAGAATTTCAGCGCCCGGCCGCCGGTGGTCGTTTCCGGGTTACCGAACATCACGCCGATTTTTTCGCGGAGCTGGTTGATGAAAACCATCGCCGTGAGGCTCTTGTGAATCGTCGAGGTCAGCTTGCGCATGGCCTGGCTCATCAGCCGGGCCTGCAGGCCGATGTGGGAGTCGCCCATCTCGCCCTCGATCTCGGCGCGGGGCACCAGCGCGGCCACCGAATCCACCACGACCACATCGATCGCGTTGCTGCGCACCAGCACCTCGGCGATATCCAGGGCCTGCTCGCCTGTATCCGGCTGGGAGATCAGCAGGTCCTCCAGGTTCACGCCCAGTTTCTGGGCATAGCTGGCGTCGAGCGCGTGCTCGGCGTCGATAAACGCCACAGTCCCGCCCGTTTTCTGCGCATTGGCGATCACGTGCAGTGCGAGGGTGGTTTTGCCCGAGGACTCCGGGCCGAAGATTTCGGTCACCCGTCCCCTGGGAATACCTCCGACACCGGTTGCGATATCGAGGTTCAGCGCACCGGTGGAAATCGCCGGCACCTGGACCATCGGGCCGTCCTGGCCCAGACGCATGATTGCGCCCTTGCCCCACTGGCGCTCGATATGAGTAATCGCCAGGCCAATCGCCTTCTCTTTTTCCTTCGCCATGTCAGTGGCCATCATACTCCCCTGATACTGAGTGTCTGCTGGAGTTAACATCTTGAAACAAAAATAGTTACATCGGCATATCGTGTCAACTGCCGAATGTCATCGAACCGGAGTCCCGATGCTGACTTCCGGACCGCCGCCGCCGAAGTTTTTTACTGCATCGGCTGTAAAAGCTGTATTGTCCTCCAGTTGTTCCGGCGTCACGCCGATGGGTGCGAAGATCACGATCAACGCCCGGACAGTTTCCCGGCGGATACGCGTCCTGCTGCTGTCGGCAGTCGGAGAGCCGAACGGCCCGGCGCTGTCGTACATCGCGTAGCGGCCCTCGAGGTTGACCCGGTCCTTGCCGATCCCCTCGTAGAAATCGCCGGCCTCGCCCCTGCGCAGAACAACCGATTCGCCCTGCACGTTATCTAGATCGTAGAGGCCCAGCGGCAGCATGCAGTTCAGGCTGCAGAAGTTGATCGTATCGACCAGGGAGTTTATCCGGTAGAGCTTTTTGCCCTTGATCAGCCGTCGGATCAGGGCCTCCGAGGACGGCCGGTTGCGGGTAGGATCAACCCCGATCGAGCGGTAGAGCTCCCGCGCTTTCTGGATTCCCTCGACCCCGCTGACAGTGCAGCCCTCGTAACGCCGTGCTATCTCGGCGCAGAACGGCTCGAATACGGCCCAGAGCGCCGCGCCGTCATCAATTTCGATCCCCTCGCAGAACAATGGAGCCAGCCGGACGACACCCTGCAAGCCACTGTCTATTTCGATCAGTGGAATATTTTCCGGCAAGATGTTTCCTTTAAATTTTATGGCTCTAAAAATCGTAATCAACTGAAAAAACAGTCACCTTTTGCAAAACCCGGCCACCGTAGGGGCGACGCATGCGTCGCCCCTACAGCCATTCAGGAGTTATGAAACAGATTCTAACATTATATCGATCAAATATAACGATCTGCCGAATACTGGCAAGAGGTCAAACACAAAAAAAGGGGCGGCGCATGCGCCGCCCCCTGAGTTGCGGGAATGAATCAGTTCCTATTCTTCGGATACTTCGGGCTTGTTGTCAGGCGCGAAATCGGTGCCGGGCCGGAGAAGCAGCTCTTCCTTGATTTTCAGCGCCCGCTCGCGGTCTGAGGCGGTCATCTTCCAGTAGATAATCAGCCCGATACCGCCGATCAGCGAGGCCAGCGCCCAACCGAGTTCATTGGTATGGTACATTTTACCGGTGGCAATCATCGCAATCAAAAAACCCAAGCCCAGCGCCAGGAACACCACGCCGAACGGCAGGCCCAGCCTGCCCGGCAGCTTGATATTGTACTTCTCCGGGTTGATCCCGCGCTTGATCAGTTCCACGTTTTCCGAGTGTTTACGAGTCACGCCGAAATAAACGATCAGCACCAACGCCGCGAATCCTGCTATTGGGATAAATGCGCCAATAGTTGCCGGTCCCATACTAACCTCCAGTTAAGTTGATAATACTTGGGACTTCTCTCGTCAATCTAGATCATAAGACGCAGCCCGCGACCGGCTGCTTTCAATTTTCTTACAAACAAGGCTTGCTCCTGCTGAATCCTTAGGACGCAGTGTTCTTTCCGCCGGTTTCAACTTATTTCGCCTGCAATTGATTTTTCAACAAAAAAAGTGAAATTTAGACGGGCGCCGCTACGTCATAGGACTCAGACAGCATTCGAAAACTTTATCTCGCGGGACCATGGTCCAGTCCGACACAGATTTCCGGCAACTGGTAGAGACCTATCAACACCAGGTCTATAACCAGGCCTACCGCATGCTCGGCAACCGCGAGGAGGCCGAGGAGGCGACCCAGGACATTTTCCTCAAGGTCCACGGTTCGCTGGAGGATTTCCGCGGTGAGGCCAAGCTGTCGAGCTGGATTTACCGGATTACGGCCAATGTCTGTATCAGCAGGATGCGCAGGAAGCAGTTGAACGCAACCAGTCTCGATTCGCCGATGGCCGAACAGGGCCGCAGCGTGGCCGAGGTGGTGGCCGACGAGGACGAGGACCCGGAGGAGGAATACGCGGCAGCAGAGATGGGCGGGATAGTGCGGGAACAGTTGCGAAGGCTTAAACCGGAGTGGGCCCAGGCAATCGGCCTGCACTATTTCGGCGGGCAGAGCTATGACGAGATAGCCGAGGAAATGGAAATTCCGCGGGCGACCGTGGCCACATATATCAGGCGGGGCAAGATGCAGTTGGCGGGACTAATAGTTGCACAAACCGGAAAAGACGGCGTATATTTAAAATAAATCAGGCGAGGGACATCATGGACTACCAGGAATTCGAGCAACACGTGGCCGAATATGTGGAAGGCGGCCTGGATCCGGAGTTGAGGCGGCGGATGGATGCTGCCCGCGCGGCCGACCCGGCCTGCGATCAGCTTGCCGGCATCCACGAGCAAATCCTGCATACTCTGGAGGAGACTCCGCAAGTGGACGCTCCCGCCGGCCTGGCCGACAGGATAATGGCCGAGGTCCGCGTCCGGGAACAACTGGTCGCAGCCGAGCAAAGAGCTTTCAGACGTGGAATCTGGCTGGGAGTGGCGGCGGCGGCGATGGGAGCGGTGGCGCTGGCGATTTTCCTGTTCGTGTTCGACCTCAGTACGGGTGCCGCTACTATCGAAACCGCCCGGGCCACCGGCAGCGGCTGGATGGCGAAGGTGTCCAATACGCTCTACGGCTGGTACGATACGGCAGGCGTTGCAATGAAGGCCAACGTGGATCTGCCGCTGGTCAACCATTCGGCGCCGCTGTATGTTTTGGTCTTGAGCGCGATCGCTTCCGGGATACTGGCCTGGTTCCGGGAAGAGGTCATGGCGGCGGTGGATAGTTTTTAGCGAGCAGGGCAGTTTTCTGGAAGACATAGTTAAAGATAAAGGGCCACGGCTTGCCGTGGCCCTTTATCTGTTCTGGCTGTGGCGAAAATCAGGTTAGCCATTACGACAAAAATCCCCTCTATCAAGAGGGGTGACTGCAACAGCGGGCGGGGTGTGTTTCTCTATAACAATCTCTCTCCACCACGCGCAAAAAAGGGTTTTGACAAAAAAAGGGCGACGCATGCGTCGCCCCTACGGGAAAACCATGCGGGCGAACACGAGGTTCGCCCCTTCATGACAGACCGCTTCAACTCTGTTTGGCAGCCATCACATTCAGGTCGGTTTCACCCTCGGTGGTGGCGATAATCGAGGTGCCGCAGGAGTCGCTCCAGACGTTGACCGTGGTGCGGCCCATGTCCAGGATCCGGTCCACGGCCAGGATCAGCCCCACGCCCTCCAGCGGCAGTCCTACCGCCTTGAGCACCACGCTCATCATCACCAGCCCGGCCAGCGGGATTCCCGCCGCCCCGATAGAGGCCATCAGCGCGGTAATAACGATTACGACCTGCTGCATGACCGAGAGTTCCATTCCCTGCCCGTGGCTGAAATAGTACTGGGCGATAAACACGACCGCCACGCACTCGTAGAGCGCCGTGCCGTCCATGTTGACCGTGGCCCCCAGGGGCAGGACGAAACTGGTGGTCTTGTTGCTGACCCCCGCGCGCTCCTCGGCGCACTCCATCGTCAGCGGAAGAGTAGCCGAACTGCTGGCGGTGGAGAAAGCGGTCATCAGCGCCGGGGCCATCGCCCTGGCCTGCTTGACCGGACTGACTCCGCCGATAAATCGCAGGAATAACGGCAGAGTGACACAAGCGTGGATCAGCAGGGCGGCCACCACGCAGAAGGCGTATTTGCCCAGCGGGATAAACGGGGCGAAACCGGTGCGGGCCACAACCGAGCCGACCAGCCCGAACGCGCCGAAGGGTGTAAGATAAATGATAAACCTGGTCATGGTCATCATAATCTCAAACATGCCTTTGATGAAGCTTTCCACCGGCTCGCCGAATTTCCTGTCGACGCGGGTGATAAACACGCCGATCAGG
This region includes:
- the alaS gene encoding alanine--tRNA ligase — its product is MHSADQIRKEFIEFFRSKGHTAVPSAPVVPQADPTLLFVNAGMNQFKDVFLGAGSRNYTRAVNSQKCIRVSGKHNDLEDVGRDTYHHTFFEMLGNWSFGDYFKREAISWAWELLTDVWGLPKDKLYVTVYVEDDEAGQLWASETDLGPDKIYRFEKDNFWEMGDVGPCGSCSEIHIDLDPGPADHKLAADPKRGINSGGDRYVELWNLVFINSERRPDGSLVALKENHVDTGMGFERLLSVLQGSNSNFETDVFLPLMDRIAELSGVDYQPGEPGLAHRVIADHARMLTFALTDGVVPSNEGRGYVLRRILRRAARFGRELGVKEPFIYSLVGTVCDMLGEAYPEIVRRSQHVTRMIKAEEVGFGATLDRGIELFEEVAQKVKSSGESMIRGEDAFKLYDTFGFPLDLTVLMAREKGLEVDQEGFAGHMQRRREQSRSEAKFSAGVDVSRWAAKFDSGTSTVFRGYTEQSLETKVLGADEQSMVLAETPFYAESGGQLADLGTIEGKGFVFRVVDVQRTGGLVIHSGEYESGSASDAASGTKVTARIDTERRQDIERNHTATHILHRMLIESLGESATQAGSLVAPDYLRFDFHHYEKLPDEILLEIEKGVNAEVRADRTVRFFEQDYEQAVAGGAMALFSEKYESTVRVVEVDGFSRELCGGTHVDATGRIGAFVITQEGSVAAGTRRIEALTGERAADYLLERSHLIGRVERNYSIPAAKLDSRIAALLEEQKALAKELEQARKASSKAGMDDMLADAAEFPGGGKLVVRKLDNADLDMLKSLGDSFREKAGSGAALFASEADGKLLFACAVTDDLAGSGKLKAGDVVGRIAKIAGGGGGGRAHLATAGGRDVSKLNEALAAFPRVVKELVKS
- a CDS encoding TIR domain-containing protein, giving the protein MAKSEEVFISYSHDSVEHDKKVLDLSNHLRSEGVDCVLDQYEDSPPEGWPRWMDKQIRDAQHVVLVCTKNYYKRVMGDEREGIGLGIKWEGNLIYQHIYNAESLNKKFIPVIFSESMKEFIPILLQGATYYCLSTVKGYDGLYRRLTGQQKVLKPNLGKRKKLPQKSVNTNTLMFFTSPIDIELWDAAKWSSTFFAAVPGNPPVLGLGYKNEAFGRKIFQGWRERFGENDELEELRIAIIEGDIEGEETGYSVHIGPDIDAAISRFKCQGYKYNRDVLMSVSRINRMNPLPNSNHLEVFKNLYRKFKTYYLVPGVISEDGTSLTPIYELGIFKGKIFFRKVEDINEHDIDSVVLGTGGLDRPANDWTG
- a CDS encoding regulatory protein RecX encodes the protein MAVSDSRDPADADNRTEDYGRALKSATGMLSRRQHAVRELETKLLARFDRETVAGVIGRLGELGYLDDEAFAREYARQRFSRSPRSALAVTTELEARGVDRTVAQYAVAAVLEDEGLSDELLAEKAACKKLAILGTADLEKNKAKVGRFLASRGFSRAAVYVTIKKILD
- the recA gene encoding recombinase RecA produces the protein MATDMAKEKEKAIGLAITHIERQWGKGAIMRLGQDGPMVQVPAISTGALNLDIATGVGGIPRGRVTEIFGPESSGKTTLALHVIANAQKTGGTVAFIDAEHALDASYAQKLGVNLEDLLISQPDTGEQALDIAEVLVRSNAIDVVVVDSVAALVPRAEIEGEMGDSHIGLQARLMSQAMRKLTSTIHKSLTAMVFINQLREKIGVMFGNPETTTGGRALKFYSSLRLDIRKVGNIKDADTITGMRARVKVVKNKVAPPFRNAEFDIMFDHGISYSGTLLDLAVDSGIVEKSGAWFSYDGERLGQGRENAKASIEENKDVFEKIDTQVKQHFGLIESEVEERPAESSGGSEDEGE
- a CDS encoding RNA polymerase sigma factor, producing MVQSDTDFRQLVETYQHQVYNQAYRMLGNREEAEEATQDIFLKVHGSLEDFRGEAKLSSWIYRITANVCISRMRRKQLNATSLDSPMAEQGRSVAEVVADEDEDPEEEYAAAEMGGIVREQLRRLKPEWAQAIGLHYFGGQSYDEIAEEMEIPRATVATYIRRGKMQLAGLIVAQTGKDGVYLK
- a CDS encoding dicarboxylate/amino acid:cation symporter is translated as MRKIGLTSWIFVGIILGVLSGWQIGEPLLVVSQPLGTVFLTLLKMVIVPLVFSSIVTGVAGIGNTGKLGRLGGKIMLYYLSTSLLAILTGLLIVNIVKPGVGAELGLEAAPQNLAAEGAGITDLFIRMIPENPISAAAEGRMMQIIFFAILIGVFITRVDRKFGEPVESFIKGMFEIMMTMTRFIIYLTPFGAFGLVGSVVARTGFAPFIPLGKYAFCVVAALLIHACVTLPLFLRFIGGVSPVKQARAMAPALMTAFSTASSSATLPLTMECAEERAGVSNKTTSFVLPLGATVNMDGTALYECVAVVFIAQYYFSHGQGMELSVMQQVVIVITALMASIGAAGIPLAGLVMMSVVLKAVGLPLEGVGLILAVDRILDMGRTTVNVWSDSCGTSIIATTEGETDLNVMAAKQS